CGATCTGTAGCTCCTATCCATACTCCTGCGTCACTCCAGTGTAGTGACTTCAGGCTCTCGAAGATAAAGTCTTGGTCCTGTTGACTGTGAATTTGTAACAATAACCCTCCCTGTCTCATACACTCAGAATTTGCATCGTTCCAGGATTTGTCACCTTTTACAAATCTGAGACAGAAATGTTTGTAGAATTTCACCAGAGAGGCCGCCGGACGGAACGATGAACATGAttctgaaaaagaaaagaatctTTTTCTTTCAGTTTAACACCACGACTTGCCATTAAAACAGTATAATATCGATAAtgttatacgtacatgtaggCTGTCTTTTTAGTAATAATTGtgcaaaatataacacaaaaaagGTTTACCAGCGAGAATTAATCGAATGTCCTTTTAGCATCACAATAATAACCAGGAAAACGACAAATCGGTAATAATTCACCATATTTTAGATCGGATTATTACCTttgtaaaacatgaaaatgttcAAGAAATAAGTATAAATTTAAGCACCAACATGCTATTTCATTTCTAgtgttttatgaaaaaaatctgcTATATCTCACAAttatcaatgtatatgtaccaaGAAAAGAACTGTTCATGCTGAAATATTGCGGACGTACTTTTGGTTGAGGTCGATGCCATGGTACTTGTTGTTGGGGTAGCTGTTGTCACAGTTGTCGTCGGTGTTGTTATTTTCGGGAGTATGTGTTGTAATTCGATTTACCTTTTCTGAAATAACAGAGAAATATTCCCAGTATAATGATATGCGAAAAGacaatttaaaacaattgtAAGGTGACGATGAACATGAAATCAGTCAGAGAGTTAAacagatatacaatatttgaaatatatattactttgGTTTCAATTTTGGGCAAACCAATTATGATGCTAGTTTGGAGTTTTCACAGCATTTATAATCAGGCATCAACACTCTTAAAACACTGACTTTTCCCAGAAGGACGAAAGAACATAACGCTGCAATTAactttttaaattgaaataagcTGTAATTACTATAACACCTGTGAAATTTTCACATACAAGATATTAGTTCCCTTCTATTTCAATTAAGCcattattgtgttatttttctttttttccgtAAACTGTGCAATTTCTAATTGAATTTCTTTAACCCTCcagtatattttatcaaatacaatTCTTTTTCGTGACAGCTATGCTTATACTATGACGGTATTCAGAGATCTTCATAGATTATAACctttatagtgttatcacacAGAATTGCTATAATCTCAACTACAATGTTTCCCTTTCGGTGTAGAAACCTACACGTCACTTACGGTATTCACAAATAGACGTATGATACAGAGCAGACGCACAGTTGTAGTCCTGCCATTTCCCACTATCATCCAGTCGCATTACTGCACAATCCTTCGTCCCTGACTGCGAGAAGATAAAACCACGCGCTGTTCCTAAACCTGGTTGCCAATGTGTGTATGACAGTCTTGAACCTAATCAAAGGTGAATAATTAAAGACAGGTACAAGTGTCCAAAACAATCAAGCAAACACTGCAAATATCAATATGTTTAGCAGATTTACTAAGAAGCATACGCAAGAGCCAGTTCAATGTTTAAGTAAGGTAaaacttaatgaaaaaaaatctttaagaGTAT
This genomic stretch from Pecten maximus chromosome 16, xPecMax1.1, whole genome shotgun sequence harbors:
- the LOC117344775 gene encoding low affinity immunoglobulin epsilon Fc receptor-like, with protein sequence MASTSTKKSCSSFRPAASLVKFYKHFCLRFVKGDKSWNDANSECMRQGGLLLQIHSQQDQDFIFESLKSLHWSDAGVWIGATDRDSEGHWKWSDGSPVIYSHWNTGEGQQHSANNENCAMVNVDDGMWYDYGCDDVIYNQAYICKY